A genomic stretch from uncultured Pseudodesulfovibrio sp. includes:
- the hflK gene encoding FtsH protease activity modulator HflK, giving the protein MNWDWEKLQKQQQGRPGGKPPSFDDFQDQFDKFKKFKLPSWKFIIPIFVVLWMASGFYIVEPDEVGVVKQFGQFNRITTAGPNYHIPFPVESAQTPKVTQIRRIEFGFRSVGTARSKNFQQGASREVKEESLMLTGDENIVSVQFIVQYMIKDAKNYLFNVNDPEKTLAHASEAAMREIIGKGKIDDALTTGKQEIQAETRVLMQEILDMYQTGLSIVAVQMQNVHPPAEVVDAFKDVASAREDKSRFINEAEAYQRDILPKARGEAAHIVNAAQAYMEAKIRQSQGDAAKFLSILAEYKKAKDITRTRMYLETVESILANPEVEKLIMSRDALKQSVPYLPLEKLPRTPAAPKAQQ; this is encoded by the coding sequence ATGAATTGGGATTGGGAAAAATTACAAAAACAACAACAGGGGCGCCCCGGCGGTAAGCCGCCGAGCTTTGACGATTTCCAGGACCAGTTTGATAAATTCAAAAAATTCAAGCTGCCCAGTTGGAAATTCATCATACCGATTTTTGTCGTCCTGTGGATGGCCAGTGGTTTCTATATCGTAGAACCCGATGAAGTGGGCGTGGTAAAACAGTTTGGACAATTTAACCGCATCACAACAGCGGGTCCGAATTACCACATTCCATTTCCGGTGGAAAGCGCACAGACACCAAAGGTGACACAGATCCGACGCATTGAGTTCGGTTTCCGCTCCGTGGGCACGGCGCGCAGCAAGAACTTTCAACAGGGAGCCAGCCGCGAGGTCAAGGAAGAGTCCCTGATGCTCACTGGCGACGAGAACATAGTTTCCGTACAGTTCATTGTTCAGTACATGATCAAGGACGCCAAAAACTATCTGTTCAACGTCAACGACCCCGAAAAAACACTGGCGCATGCAAGCGAAGCTGCCATGCGCGAGATCATCGGCAAGGGCAAGATTGATGACGCCCTGACCACAGGAAAGCAGGAAATCCAGGCAGAGACTCGCGTGTTGATGCAGGAGATTCTGGACATGTACCAAACCGGTCTGTCCATCGTGGCCGTACAGATGCAGAACGTGCATCCGCCGGCAGAAGTGGTGGACGCATTCAAGGATGTGGCCAGCGCACGCGAAGATAAAAGCCGCTTCATCAACGAAGCCGAGGCATATCAGCGTGACATTCTGCCAAAAGCCCGTGGTGAAGCCGCGCACATAGTCAATGCTGCTCAGGCGTACATGGAGGCAAAGATTCGTCAGTCTCAAGGTGATGCCGCAAAATTCCTGTCAATCCTGGCTGAATACAAGAAAGCCAAGGATATCACACGCACGCGCATGTACCTCGAAACCGTTGAGTCCATTCTGGCCAATCCGGAAGTGGAAAAGCTGATTATGTCCCGTGACGCACTCAAGCAATCTGTTCCCTACCTGCCCCTGGAGAAGCTGCCGAGAACACCGGCCGCTCCCAAGGCACAGCAATAA
- a CDS encoding YkgJ family cysteine cluster protein, whose amino-acid sequence MPRLTLLIGLFRRFRAFVLKRDVEVVGQCRMCGRCCREIMLRDAGRCLKTEKQFLDLCQSDPLHECFTITRRDEFGVLIFNCVKLDGDNICTDYESRPALCSNYPTKSLYYNGGWLRDDCGYSFKAVTFRDVFMRRRSMGKSRFAETLQEQIEQEKDKRAL is encoded by the coding sequence ATGCCAAGGTTGACACTCTTGATAGGCCTTTTCCGCCGTTTCAGGGCTTTTGTCCTGAAACGCGATGTTGAAGTCGTGGGCCAATGCCGGATGTGCGGACGGTGCTGCCGGGAGATCATGCTCAGGGACGCCGGACGTTGCCTGAAAACGGAAAAGCAATTTCTGGATCTCTGTCAGTCTGACCCGCTGCATGAATGCTTCACTATTACACGGCGGGATGAATTCGGTGTCCTTATTTTCAACTGTGTGAAGCTCGATGGCGACAATATTTGCACTGACTATGAATCTCGGCCTGCTTTGTGTAGTAATTACCCGACCAAGTCGTTATATTACAACGGCGGTTGGTTGCGCGATGACTGTGGCTATTCCTTCAAGGCTGTGACCTTTCGCGACGTTTTCATGCGTCGCAGGTCAATGGGGAAATCCCGGTTCGCCGAGACACTGCAGGAACAGATAGAACAGGAAAAAGACAAGCGGGCATTATGA
- a CDS encoding S24 family peptidase yields the protein MPKKKRRCDEAQLKWFEEALERIKKATGARTQVQLAEVLDVRQSSISDAKRRCSIPADWFLKLYRSHGLDPDWLSEGVEPVYINADKAKVPADTLLREAPTAYGRMNSRGRVVPVSTMAGADKEAPEWEPKSIEELSVPESYCRPKLLVVKVDSASMEPVISRGAFVGIDRDQKEHPDGDLCAVYFPHQGLTIRRVFHQGESFLLKADNEKYSDLTIPASEMNDRTVGRVIWVLQNLAPM from the coding sequence ATGCCGAAGAAGAAAAGGAGATGCGATGAGGCGCAACTCAAGTGGTTTGAGGAAGCGCTTGAAAGGATAAAAAAAGCCACCGGAGCTCGTACGCAGGTACAACTTGCTGAAGTACTTGATGTCCGCCAATCCAGCATCTCTGATGCCAAGCGCCGGTGTTCCATTCCGGCCGACTGGTTTCTGAAACTCTACCGCAGCCACGGGCTTGATCCGGATTGGCTGTCTGAAGGCGTAGAACCTGTCTACATCAATGCAGACAAAGCCAAAGTTCCAGCAGATACGCTACTGCGAGAAGCTCCTACCGCCTATGGTCGAATGAATTCCCGGGGTCGTGTGGTTCCTGTATCCACCATGGCTGGCGCAGACAAGGAAGCCCCTGAGTGGGAACCCAAGTCCATTGAAGAATTGTCTGTACCCGAATCTTATTGCCGTCCCAAACTTCTGGTAGTCAAGGTTGATTCCGCCAGCATGGAGCCCGTTATTTCACGCGGTGCCTTCGTCGGCATTGACCGCGATCAGAAAGAACATCCTGACGGTGATTTGTGCGCAGTGTACTTCCCTCATCAGGGACTGACCATCCGCCGTGTCTTCCATCAGGGAGAATCCTTCCTGTTGAAAGCTGACAATGAAAAGTATTCCGATCTGACCATTCCGGCATCCGAAATGAATGATCGCACAGTGGGCCGAGTCATCTGGGTTCTTCAGAACCTCGC
- the hflC gene encoding protease modulator HflC, which yields MKKTTILFSILIIVGAFVVTSAAFTVDQTQSAIVIQLGRPVGDRELGPGLHFKLPVIQNVVFFDARILDFDANPEEITTTDKKYMNVDSYTKWRIIDPLTFYTKVRTIQGARARLDDIVRSQLRVALGRYTLIEVVSHKRQEIMAAVTTRSKELLLPYGIEVIDVRIKRTDLPAENARSIFGRMKAERERQAKQYRSEGLEASARIKATADKERTIILADADRQAEIVRGKGDAQATKIYAEAMNQSPEFYEFIRSLEAYRKGFDKNSRFIMTPESPFLKHLQ from the coding sequence ATGAAAAAAACAACCATACTCTTCAGCATACTGATCATTGTCGGTGCATTCGTTGTCACGTCCGCCGCTTTTACTGTTGACCAGACCCAATCCGCCATTGTCATTCAACTGGGTCGCCCAGTCGGTGACAGGGAACTCGGACCTGGCCTGCACTTCAAGCTGCCCGTGATCCAGAACGTGGTCTTCTTTGATGCCCGCATTCTGGACTTTGATGCCAACCCCGAGGAAATCACGACCACGGACAAGAAGTACATGAACGTGGATTCCTACACCAAGTGGCGCATCATCGACCCCTTGACCTTCTATACCAAAGTCCGCACCATTCAAGGCGCACGGGCCAGACTGGATGACATCGTCCGCTCGCAGTTGCGCGTGGCACTCGGTCGCTACACCCTCATTGAGGTTGTCTCCCATAAAAGACAGGAGATCATGGCCGCTGTTACCACACGCTCCAAGGAACTCCTCCTGCCCTATGGCATTGAAGTGATCGATGTACGCATCAAACGGACCGATCTGCCCGCAGAAAACGCTCGTTCCATCTTCGGGAGAATGAAGGCTGAGCGCGAACGTCAGGCCAAGCAGTACCGTTCTGAAGGGCTTGAGGCATCCGCCAGAATCAAGGCCACCGCAGACAAGGAAAGAACCATCATCCTGGCAGACGCTGACAGGCAGGCGGAAATTGTTCGAGGCAAGGGCGACGCCCAGGCAACGAAGATTTACGCCGAAGCCATGAATCAATCTCCGGAATTTTATGAGTTCATAAGAAGTCTGGAAGCCTACCGTAAGGGTTTTGATAAAAATTCCCGATTCATCATGACACCTGAAAGCCCCTTCCTGAAGCATCTTCAATAA